ACACTCAAATTTTGAACAAGCCACCAGATCCCCCCTGATTATATCAGCTCCGGGCGCCAAGAAGAATGTAAAAGTGGACTCGCCGACCGAATTTGTTGACCTGTATCCAACACTGACGGATTTGGCAGGCCTCGAAATTCCTGAACATGTAGTTGGTACCAGTCTGAGTCCAATTTTAACAGGTAAGACTCAACGGGTGAAAGAATTTGCTATCAGTCAATATCACCGGTGGAATGATGTGATGGGTTACGCACTACGTACCGATCGCTATCGCTATGTTGAATGGCATGGCGAAAACTATCGTAGCTACAAGCCATATGAGGAAGAAAATATTGTTGGTCGTGAGCTTTACGATTACAAGGAAGATCCCAATGAAACCCAAAATTTGGTAAACAAAGAGTCGTATTCCGAAGTGGAAAATAACCTAAAGGAAAAATTGAAAAAATTTCTTCAACAACGAAGTTCTCAAAGTTTAGAATCAGAATAAGAAATACTAAAAGTTTATAGAACAAACTATAAGATAATGTTTTCAAGCAATCGATTTATACAGCTTATTTGCGTTATCATGGGGCTATTGTTTATTAGCATAGATGTTGCAATAGGGCAAACCAGAGAGAAGCCTAATGTGCTTTTCATTGCAGTAGATGATCTAAAGCCGATGATTGGAGCCTATGGTCATGACCAAATCCAAACTCCTCAAATGGATAAGCTTGCA
The genomic region above belongs to Halalkalibaculum roseum and contains:
- a CDS encoding sulfatase/phosphatase domain-containing protein, with protein sequence HSNFEQATRSPLIISAPGAKKNVKVDSPTEFVDLYPTLTDLAGLEIPEHVVGTSLSPILTGKTQRVKEFAISQYHRWNDVMGYALRTDRYRYVEWHGENYRSYKPYEEENIVGRELYDYKEDPNETQNLVNKESYSEVENNLKEKLKKFLQQRSSQSLESE